Proteins encoded by one window of Kitasatospora sp. HUAS MG31:
- a CDS encoding GvpL/GvpF family gas vesicle protein — MTTGSLAYTYAVARDTSTLAQTADAITGVAGSPVHLVRPTRGAALVAFVSPVPEADFHETALRQHLEDLGWLEALARAHHGVIEALAARTTVLPLRLATVYLDEERVRAMLDDRQAVFVDRLERLDGQVEWGVKLYVDVAPDTAPPAAPSPDPSLGPGRAYLRHRHAEQDSRDDAHRAAERAAERAAERIEATARAYAVEWVRHRLQEGELATGPGVNVSNDAYLVPVARADAFRAEIMRSTEGLTGVRVDVTGPWAPYSFAALPDPAESAP; from the coding sequence ATGACCACCGGGTCGCTCGCCTACACCTACGCCGTCGCCCGAGACACCAGCACCCTCGCGCAGACGGCAGACGCCATCACCGGCGTCGCCGGCTCACCCGTCCACCTCGTACGGCCCACCCGCGGTGCCGCCCTGGTGGCATTCGTCAGCCCGGTTCCCGAAGCCGACTTCCACGAGACGGCGCTCCGCCAGCACCTCGAGGACCTCGGCTGGCTCGAGGCACTCGCCCGGGCACACCACGGCGTCATCGAAGCACTCGCGGCGCGCACTACCGTCCTGCCGCTGCGCCTGGCGACGGTCTACCTCGACGAGGAGCGGGTGCGCGCCATGCTCGATGACCGGCAGGCGGTATTCGTGGACAGGCTGGAGCGCCTGGACGGCCAGGTGGAGTGGGGCGTCAAGCTCTACGTCGATGTCGCCCCGGACACCGCACCCCCTGCGGCGCCTTCGCCCGATCCGTCGCTCGGCCCCGGCCGCGCCTACCTGCGCCATCGCCACGCCGAGCAGGACTCACGCGACGACGCCCACCGGGCGGCCGAACGGGCGGCCGAACGGGCGGCCGAACGGATCGAGGCGACCGCCCGCGCCTACGCCGTCGAATGGGTGCGTCACCGCCTCCAGGAGGGTGAGTTGGCCACCGGGCCGGGGGTGAACGTCAGCAACGACGCCTACCTCGTGCCCGTCGCACGCGCCGATGCGTTCCGCGCCGAGATCATGCGCTCCACCGAGGGCCTCACCGGGGTCCGCGTCGACGTCACCGGCCCCTGGGCCCCCTACTCCTTCGCGGCTCTCCCCGACCCGGCGGAGAGCGCACCATGA
- a CDS encoding gas vesicle protein: MNPPGGEPARPRTHLPQRQVALIDLLDRLLSGGVVLTGDLVLSIADIDLVRISLRALIVSISEQNPAPWRAGPTERKGTP, encoded by the coding sequence ATGAACCCCCCAGGCGGCGAGCCGGCCAGGCCGAGGACACACCTGCCACAGCGGCAGGTCGCCCTCATCGACCTGCTGGACCGGCTGCTCAGCGGCGGAGTGGTCCTCACCGGCGACCTCGTCCTGTCCATCGCGGACATCGACCTCGTCCGGATATCGCTGCGCGCCCTCATTGTCTCGATCAGCGAACAGAATCCCGCCCCCTGGCGGGCCGGTCCCACCGAGCGGAAAGGGACGCCATGA
- a CDS encoding GvpL/GvpF family gas vesicle protein, protein MAVYVYSITAADHPRDLDGLTGVGPTPTALRIVSAGPLCAVVSDAPQDLRPKRRDLMAHQAVQEQLMAGGTVLPLRFGLTAPDDEAVRAALEERREEYIQRLTELEHCAEYHLKAAIDEDTLLRQILQDSAEARQLNDSIKAGNASPDLPLALGELVAQEVLARHHALAAGIIEALRPHARRERSSEPTGNDFLNISFLVDDDHQELFLTAVKGLTSELGTEFDFRLHGPLPAYSFV, encoded by the coding sequence ATGGCCGTCTATGTCTACTCCATCACCGCCGCCGACCACCCCCGTGATCTGGACGGCCTCACCGGAGTCGGCCCCACCCCCACGGCGTTGCGCATCGTGAGCGCCGGACCGCTGTGCGCCGTCGTCAGCGACGCGCCCCAGGACCTGCGGCCCAAACGCCGCGACCTCATGGCCCACCAGGCCGTCCAGGAACAGCTCATGGCCGGCGGCACCGTCCTACCCCTGCGCTTCGGCCTCACCGCCCCCGACGACGAGGCCGTGCGCGCCGCCCTCGAAGAGCGCCGCGAGGAGTACATCCAGCGGCTGACCGAACTGGAACACTGCGCCGAGTACCACCTCAAGGCAGCCATCGACGAGGACACGCTGCTGCGACAGATCCTGCAGGACTCGGCAGAGGCCCGACAGCTCAACGACAGCATCAAGGCCGGCAACGCCAGCCCGGACCTGCCGCTCGCCCTCGGTGAACTCGTCGCCCAGGAGGTCCTGGCCCGCCACCACGCACTGGCCGCCGGCATCATCGAGGCCCTGCGCCCCCATGCCCGCCGGGAACGGAGCTCCGAGCCGACCGGCAACGACTTCCTGAACATCTCCTTCCTGGTCGACGACGACCATCAGGAGCTGTTCCTCACCGCGGTAAAGGGTCTCACCAGCGAACTCGGCACGGAGTTCGACTTCCGGCTGCACGGCCCCCTGCCCGCCTACAGCTTCGTCTGA
- a CDS encoding gas vesicle protein GvpG: MGLFTEIVTLPLAPVRGTVWVLKRLVEAAEDEYYDPAPVEEELAALERALLAGQIDEETFDRREDELLDRLDEIRAHTRRTSE, from the coding sequence ATGGGCCTGTTCACCGAGATCGTCACCCTCCCGCTGGCACCCGTCCGCGGCACCGTCTGGGTGCTGAAGCGCCTCGTCGAAGCCGCCGAAGACGAGTACTACGACCCCGCGCCCGTCGAAGAGGAACTCGCCGCACTGGAAAGAGCCCTCCTGGCCGGGCAGATCGACGAGGAGACCTTCGACCGACGCGAGGATGAGCTCCTCGACCGCCTCGACGAGATCAGAGCCCACACCCGGCGCACCAGCGAGTGA
- a CDS encoding gas vesicle structural protein GvpA, which produces MVPQGAAGVSRGGNTGTLYDVLELILDRGLVIDVFIRVSLVGIEILKIDIRIVVASVDTYLRFAEACNRLDLESGRKAPAQLTDIVGEVTESGARGKSKGVLSGAVDAVSDTFHLGGDKDEDEEEEEKEPAPKRARPTRRPTRRREE; this is translated from the coding sequence GTGGTACCTCAAGGCGCAGCCGGTGTTTCCCGCGGCGGGAACACCGGAACTCTCTACGACGTTCTCGAGCTCATCCTCGACCGTGGCCTGGTCATCGACGTCTTCATCCGGGTCTCCCTGGTCGGCATCGAGATCCTCAAGATCGACATTCGCATCGTCGTCGCCAGCGTCGACACCTACCTGCGTTTCGCCGAGGCCTGTAACCGCCTCGACCTGGAATCCGGGCGCAAAGCACCTGCCCAGCTCACCGACATCGTCGGGGAAGTCACCGAAAGTGGCGCCCGTGGCAAGAGCAAGGGCGTACTCAGCGGCGCCGTCGACGCCGTCAGCGACACCTTCCACCTGGGAGGCGACAAGGACGAAGACGAGGAGGAGGAGGAGAAGGAGCCTGCACCGAAGCGCGCGAGGCCCACCCGCCGGCCCACCAGGCGACGGGAGGAATGA
- a CDS encoding gas vesicle protein, whose product MAAGKEDGAKPRRSTTAHPPSSRAPSRANPRTEGKTGRRPPRRVSAPRAMRYAAEQLAELLGRVPESVSALKPTEEGWQADVEVVELERIPETTSVMASYRVNLDEEGELVAYERIRRYTRGQIDRLT is encoded by the coding sequence ATGGCCGCAGGCAAGGAGGACGGCGCGAAGCCGCGCAGGTCCACCACCGCGCACCCGCCCTCCTCGCGTGCCCCCAGCAGGGCAAACCCCCGCACGGAGGGCAAGACGGGAAGGCGCCCCCCACGCCGCGTCTCGGCGCCGCGCGCCATGCGCTACGCCGCCGAGCAGCTGGCGGAACTCCTCGGCCGCGTTCCCGAGTCGGTGTCGGCGCTGAAGCCCACCGAAGAAGGTTGGCAGGCCGACGTGGAGGTGGTTGAGCTGGAACGCATTCCTGAGACGACCAGCGTGATGGCCAGCTACCGGGTGAACCTCGACGAGGAGGGCGAACTGGTGGCGTACGAGCGGATCCGCCGCTACACCCGCGGACAGATCGACCGCCTTACCTGA
- a CDS encoding gas vesicle protein K: MTTGPPSRSDRFDEVAQAAGRAFRLLPATPHDRQPAGRGSGQRIPHRITTDPEAVERDLMKLVLTLVELLRQLMERQALRRVEAGDLTEEQEEELGATLMALHDRMTDLCTRYGLTMQDLNLDLGPLGSLLPRAE; this comes from the coding sequence ATGACCACTGGCCCGCCCAGTCGCTCCGACCGGTTCGACGAAGTCGCCCAAGCCGCCGGCCGGGCGTTCCGGCTCCTGCCGGCCACCCCGCACGACAGGCAGCCCGCAGGCCGCGGCTCCGGGCAGCGGATCCCGCACAGGATCACCACCGACCCCGAGGCGGTCGAACGGGACCTGATGAAGCTCGTCCTCACCCTCGTCGAGCTCCTGCGCCAGCTCATGGAACGCCAAGCGCTCCGCCGTGTCGAGGCCGGCGATCTCACCGAGGAGCAGGAGGAGGAACTGGGGGCCACTCTCATGGCTCTGCACGACCGCATGACCGACCTCTGCACCCGCTACGGGCTGACCATGCAGGACCTCAACCTCGACCTGGGACCGCTGGGATCTCTCCTGCCACGAGCGGAGTAG
- a CDS encoding gas vesicle protein — protein MTDPIANRLGSLPSRSGPPYNQSSASLADILERVLDKGIVIAGDIQINLLDIELLTIKLRLLIASVDKAKEMGIDWWEHDPSLSSRAATTPSLEEENRRLREQIEALRAGALPPADAPGESSAPPRRPARATRSATRPRPPAGG, from the coding sequence GTGACAGACCCCATCGCCAACCGCCTGGGCTCACTCCCCTCCCGGTCCGGACCGCCCTACAACCAGTCCTCCGCCAGCCTCGCCGACATCCTCGAACGCGTCCTTGACAAGGGCATCGTCATCGCCGGCGACATCCAGATCAACCTCCTCGACATCGAGCTGCTCACCATCAAGTTGCGCCTGCTCATCGCCTCCGTGGACAAGGCCAAGGAGATGGGCATCGACTGGTGGGAGCACGACCCGTCACTGTCCTCCCGCGCCGCCACCACTCCCTCCCTGGAAGAGGAGAACCGACGCCTGCGCGAACAGATCGAGGCTCTGCGAGCCGGTGCCCTGCCGCCCGCGGACGCCCCCGGTGAGAGTTCCGCGCCACCGCGCCGCCCGGCCCGCGCGACACGGTCGGCGACCCGCCCCCGGCCTCCGGCAGGAGGTTGA
- a CDS encoding beta strand repeat-containing protein yields the protein MTSSQNPRSDAPPAATLSAPTLTTMTPTSGSTAGGTTVTISGSSLTGATAVKFGTTNAASYTVLSDSAISAVSPAGSAGTVQVTVTTASGTSNGLPFTYVAPPPPSLSSLTPNQGSSNGGTTVTISGSSLTGATAVKFGTTNAASYTVLSSTAISAVSPAGSAGAVQVTVTTASGTSNGLPFTYVAPPPPSLSSLTPNQGSTAGGTTVTISGSSLTGATAVKFGTTNAASYAVLSDSAISAVSPAGSAGAVQVTVTTASGTSNGVSFTYVPPPTLSSLAPGQGSAAGGTTVTLTGTGLSGATSVKFGSTAATSFTVVSATQITATAPPGSAGSVLVTVTTPGGTSNGLTYFYLGAPVLTSLGPNQGPAAGGTAVTLTGTNLFGASAVSFGGTPATAFTVVSATEITATAPAGTGTVQVTVTTGGGTSNGLPYGYVAAPTLTALVPNQGPVAGGTTVTLAGTNLATTTGVFFGATSAAFTVVSATQVAATAPAGTGTVQVTATTAGGTSNGVSFTYVAAPTLSSLAPGQGSAAGGTTVTLTGTGLSGATSVKFGGTAATSFTVVSATQITATAPPKPAGPAAVTVTTPGGTSNGLTYFYLSAPVLTSLGPNQGPAAGGTAVTLTGTNLAGTSAVSFGGTPATAFTVVSATEITATAPAGTGTVQVTVTTGGGTSNGLPYGYVAAPTLTALVPNQGPVAGGTTVTLTGTDLTTTTGVAFDGTPAAFTIVSATQVVAGAPPGSAGPVPVTVTTAGGTSNSLTYTRLQPPGI from the coding sequence ATGACGAGTTCTCAGAATCCACGTTCCGACGCCCCGCCGGCGGCGACCCTGTCCGCGCCGACGTTGACGACCATGACTCCCACCTCGGGTTCCACCGCCGGCGGCACGACGGTCACGATCAGCGGCAGCAGCCTCACGGGTGCGACGGCCGTGAAGTTCGGCACCACGAATGCGGCCTCGTACACGGTCCTGTCGGACTCGGCGATCAGCGCGGTGTCCCCGGCGGGCAGCGCCGGCACCGTGCAGGTGACCGTGACGACCGCGAGCGGGACGAGCAACGGCCTGCCGTTCACCTACGTGGCGCCGCCGCCACCGTCGTTGTCCTCGCTCACCCCCAACCAGGGGTCCAGCAACGGCGGTACGACGGTCACGATCAGCGGCAGCAGCCTCACGGGTGCGACGGCCGTGAAGTTCGGCACCACGAATGCGGCCTCGTACACGGTCCTGTCGAGCACCGCGATCAGCGCGGTGTCCCCGGCGGGCAGCGCCGGCGCCGTGCAGGTGACCGTGACGACCGCGAGCGGGACGAGCAACGGCCTGCCGTTCACCTACGTGGCGCCGCCGCCACCGTCGTTGTCCTCGCTCACCCCCAACCAGGGGTCCACCGCCGGCGGTACGACGGTCACGATCAGCGGCAGCAGCCTCACGGGTGCGACGGCCGTGAAGTTCGGCACCACGAACGCGGCCTCGTACGCGGTCCTGTCGGACTCGGCGATCAGCGCGGTGTCCCCGGCGGGCAGCGCCGGCGCCGTGCAGGTGACCGTGACGACCGCGAGCGGCACGAGCAACGGTGTGTCGTTCACCTACGTGCCGCCGCCGACGCTGTCATCGCTGGCACCGGGCCAGGGCTCCGCGGCGGGCGGCACGACCGTCACCCTCACGGGCACCGGCCTGAGCGGTGCGACATCGGTGAAGTTCGGCAGCACGGCGGCCACGTCGTTCACGGTGGTGTCCGCCACCCAGATCACCGCCACCGCGCCGCCGGGCAGCGCCGGCTCCGTTCTCGTCACGGTCACCACGCCGGGCGGGACGAGCAACGGTCTGACCTACTTCTACCTGGGCGCGCCGGTCCTGACCTCGCTCGGCCCTAACCAGGGACCGGCGGCCGGCGGCACCGCGGTGACCCTGACCGGCACCAACCTCTTCGGCGCGAGCGCCGTCTCGTTCGGCGGCACACCGGCCACGGCGTTCACCGTGGTGTCGGCTACCGAGATCACCGCGACCGCCCCGGCCGGCACCGGGACGGTGCAGGTCACGGTGACGACGGGCGGCGGGACCAGCAACGGCCTGCCCTACGGCTACGTGGCCGCCCCGACGCTGACCGCCCTGGTGCCCAACCAGGGGCCGGTGGCGGGCGGCACCACCGTCACCCTGGCCGGCACCAACCTCGCCACCACGACCGGCGTCTTCTTCGGCGCCACGTCCGCGGCGTTCACGGTGGTGTCCGCGACTCAGGTCGCCGCGACCGCCCCGGCCGGCACCGGGACGGTGCAGGTCACGGCGACCACCGCCGGCGGCACGAGCAACGGTGTGTCGTTCACCTACGTGGCGGCGCCGACGCTGTCATCGCTGGCACCGGGCCAGGGCTCCGCGGCGGGCGGCACGACCGTCACCCTCACGGGCACCGGCCTGAGCGGTGCGACATCGGTGAAGTTCGGCGGCACGGCGGCCACGTCGTTCACGGTGGTGTCCGCCACCCAGATCACCGCCACCGCTCCGCCGAAGCCCGCGGGGCCCGCCGCGGTCACGGTCACCACGCCGGGCGGGACGAGCAACGGTCTGACCTACTTCTACCTGAGCGCGCCGGTCCTGACCTCGCTCGGCCCTAACCAGGGACCGGCGGCCGGCGGCACCGCGGTGACCCTGACCGGCACCAACCTCGCCGGTACCAGCGCCGTCTCGTTCGGCGGCACACCGGCCACGGCGTTCACCGTGGTGTCGGCTACCGAGATCACCGCGACCGCCCCGGCCGGCACCGGGACGGTGCAGGTCACGGTGACGACGGGCGGCGGGACCAGCAACGGCCTGCCCTACGGCTACGTGGCCGCCCCGACGCTGACCGCCCTGGTGCCCAACCAGGGGCCGGTGGCGGGCGGCACCACCGTCACCCTCACCGGCACCGACCTCACCACCACGACCGGCGTCGCGTTCGACGGCACACCGGCCGCCTTCACCATCGTCTCCGCCACCCAGGTCGTCGCCGGCGCCCCACCGGGAAGCGCGGGGCCGGTGCCCGTCACGGTGACCACCGCCGGCGGCACCAGCAACAGCCTCACCTACACCCGTCTCCAGCCGCCGGGCATCTGA
- a CDS encoding IPT/TIG domain-containing protein encodes MPISPNQGSTAGGTTVTITGTGLSGATAVHFGSKLATITANTPTSVTCTSPSGVGTVNVTVTTGGGTSNPLSFYYVGAPFKASLSASSGATAGGETVTITGTGLSTATSVNFGANAASPTVVSDGQINAVVPAGASAGSVSVSVTTAGGTNNGLSYTYVDPPTVTTLTPTSGPTSGGTAVTVTGTNLTTTQSVTVDGTLAPFAVISATELTFVTPPGTAGAVDVVVTTTGGSATDVGAFTYVAGPGI; translated from the coding sequence ATGCCTATCAGTCCGAACCAGGGGTCCACCGCCGGCGGAACCACGGTCACCATCACCGGTACCGGCCTGTCCGGCGCCACCGCCGTGCACTTCGGCAGCAAGCTGGCGACCATCACCGCCAACACGCCGACCTCGGTCACCTGCACCTCGCCGTCCGGGGTCGGCACGGTCAACGTCACCGTGACCACCGGCGGCGGGACCAGCAACCCGCTGTCGTTCTACTACGTCGGGGCGCCGTTCAAGGCCTCGTTGAGCGCGTCGTCCGGGGCCACCGCCGGCGGTGAGACGGTCACCATCACCGGCACGGGCCTGTCCACGGCGACCTCCGTCAACTTCGGCGCCAACGCCGCCTCGCCGACCGTGGTCTCCGACGGCCAGATCAACGCCGTCGTGCCGGCCGGGGCCTCGGCCGGATCGGTCTCGGTGAGCGTCACCACCGCGGGCGGCACCAACAACGGGCTGTCCTACACCTACGTGGACCCGCCCACGGTCACCACGCTGACGCCGACCTCCGGCCCGACCTCCGGCGGCACCGCGGTCACCGTCACCGGAACGAACCTGACCACCACCCAGTCGGTCACCGTCGACGGCACCCTGGCACCGTTCGCGGTGATCAGCGCCACCGAGCTGACCTTCGTCACTCCGCCCGGCACCGCCGGCGCGGTGGACGTCGTGGTCACCACCACCGGTGGTTCCGCCACCGATGTCGGCGCCTTCACCTACGTGGCCGGTCCCGGCATCTAA
- a CDS encoding RNA-guided endonuclease InsQ/TnpB family protein codes for MLSGRRYRLELDYSQAELCETFGDICRSVWNTALEQRREYRRRGVWMNYVPQAAELADAKRDFPWLKDAPSHVLQQTLRDLDRACREHGTFKVRWRSKARWSPSFRFPAGNLIMVERTGRKWGRVKLPKLGWVRFRWSRPLGGEIRSATVSRQGRHWFVSFLVEDGTATPGQHAMPNTAVGVDRGVKIAATTSTGDFHDRPYVTEGETKRLRRLQQRLARCERGSNRRRTVLAKINAITGRVRDRRADFCAQTAVGLVVRNAVVVLEDLRTRNMTASAAGTTEQPGRNVKAKAGLNRVILDKGWHMLELALRNAARTTGTAIVLVNPAYTSQTCRACGHVDPKNRESQAAFECTACGHQDHADVNAAKNILNAAGHAVSGRGDLGTGRSEPHGAKPPRGTRGRNPRPLGRGGSQIRPTSRPV; via the coding sequence GTGCTGTCCGGCCGCCGGTACCGGCTTGAACTCGACTATTCTCAGGCCGAGTTGTGCGAGACGTTCGGCGATATCTGCCGGTCGGTGTGGAACACCGCCCTGGAGCAGCGCCGGGAGTACCGGCGGCGCGGGGTATGGATGAACTACGTGCCGCAGGCCGCTGAGCTGGCTGATGCCAAGCGGGATTTCCCGTGGCTGAAGGACGCCCCGTCGCACGTGTTGCAGCAAACCCTCCGGGACCTGGACCGGGCGTGCCGAGAGCACGGGACGTTCAAGGTCCGGTGGCGCTCGAAGGCCCGTTGGTCGCCATCATTCCGTTTTCCCGCCGGGAACCTGATCATGGTCGAGCGGACTGGCCGGAAGTGGGGCCGTGTGAAGCTCCCGAAGCTCGGATGGGTCAGGTTTCGCTGGTCGCGCCCCCTCGGTGGTGAAATCCGATCGGCCACGGTCAGCCGTCAGGGCCGTCACTGGTTCGTCTCCTTCCTGGTGGAGGACGGCACGGCCACCCCCGGGCAGCACGCGATGCCGAACACGGCCGTCGGTGTGGACCGGGGCGTCAAGATCGCCGCGACCACCAGCACGGGCGACTTTCACGACCGTCCCTACGTCACCGAGGGCGAGACCAAACGGCTGCGGCGCCTGCAACAGCGGCTCGCCCGGTGCGAGCGCGGCAGCAACCGCCGCAGGACAGTGCTGGCGAAGATCAACGCCATCACCGGTCGTGTCCGCGACCGCCGCGCCGACTTCTGCGCACAGACGGCCGTCGGCCTGGTCGTCCGCAACGCCGTGGTGGTGCTGGAAGACCTCCGCACCCGCAACATGACCGCCTCGGCGGCCGGGACCACCGAGCAGCCCGGACGGAACGTGAAGGCCAAGGCCGGACTGAACCGGGTCATCCTCGACAAGGGATGGCACATGCTCGAACTCGCGCTCCGCAACGCGGCGCGTACCACCGGCACGGCCATCGTTCTGGTGAACCCTGCGTACACGTCGCAGACCTGCCGCGCCTGCGGGCACGTGGACCCGAAGAACCGCGAGAGCCAAGCGGCCTTCGAGTGCACCGCCTGCGGACACCAGGACCACGCCGACGTGAACGCCGCGAAGAACATCCTCAACGCCGCAGGACATGCGGTGTCAGGGCGTGGAGACCTCGGCACTGGCCGGTCCGAGCCGCACGGGGCGAAGCCCCCGCGCGGCACGCGCGGCCGGAATCCCCGTCCGTTAGGGCGGGGAGGAAGTCAAATCCGACCGACGTCCCGACCCGTATGA